From Clostridiales bacterium, one genomic window encodes:
- a CDS encoding 4Fe-4S binding protein, protein MKEKELKAVPDNVKWQDITKGGTIACAGNASLVRTGDWRSMKPVFIEEKCKQCLLCYPVCPDAAIPVDEDGKRKDFDFDHCKGCGICVKVCPFDAIDFVEESK, encoded by the coding sequence GTGAAAGAGAAAGAATTAAAAGCAGTTCCAGATAATGTTAAGTGGCAAGATATTACAAAGGGTGGTACAATCGCTTGTGCTGGCAATGCAAGCTTAGTTAGAACTGGGGATTGGCGTTCAATGAAGCCAGTGTTTATAGAAGAAAAATGTAAGCAGTGTCTGTTGTGTTATCCAGTATGTCCTGATGCAGCGATACCAGTAGATGAAGATGGCAAGAGAAAAGATTTTGATTTTGATCATTGCAAAGGTTGTGGCATATGTGTTAAAGTGTGTCCTTTTGATGCGATAGATTTTGTAGAAGAAAGTAAGTAG